GGGAAGGGGAGAGGGGAGGAGGGACTCACGAGGAGGAGGAAGATGGGGAGCTTCGTCTTCTCGGAGAGGCACGGGGTGCCCTTCGAGCACAGGCCAGCGATGAGCAAGCTCATGAGACCGGGTTGTTAAGATCTTTGCGGGAACGCTTATAATGGGTTCACGCTCATAGGACTTGCGATGTTGAAGTTGAAAGATGAGTTGTTTTACTACGCTATAGCCGGGGCCTCCCTGGGCGATTTGGTCTGGATAGCTGCTGAGATGACGATCTCCATCCTCGAGTTATCCATCGTGACCTCACTAGTGATATCAGCTATCTCCTCAATCTCTCACGATTTGGAGGAATCTATACCACTTCTACTCTCATTCTTAGTTCCCTTCTTCACCATCCAAGTCCTACTGAGCTTCTGGTACCTCTCTAGCATCAGTAACTCATTGAAGCTCAACTTCCTCTCCGGTTACCTCCTGGCGACTTCGATGCTCAGCTCCCTCGCGTTCTCAGCTTCCTTCTTACTTTTCTCACTCATCTTCAGGTTCGCTTTCGAGTTTCTTAAGTAGTTTTCAGCGCCCTCCTAAGGTTCTGCGCTGAGCGTGCGAATGGCAGAGAATTAGCTATACTAATGACTAGCACCTCTGAGTCACTTGACTGATCTCGAATGGGGCTACGGGTTTATCCAGGGCGCTCCAAGGGGTCTCATGAGGCTCAACGAGGGTAAGGTTAATTAGAGGTATATAGCGTATTTATTGATGTCGTTAGCGGATGATCTTCTCAAAGAGCTCGAGAAGAACCCGGAGTTAGCCAAGAGATTTGCTAGAAAACTGATCGAGTACATAGAACCTGAGCTATCCGTTCCCGTTCAGATAGGCAAGTTAGTTGAGCAGATGAACAGGGTCGCCGAGGAGCAGAAGAGGCTCAGGGAGGACTTTAATGAGATGCTGAAGAGAGTTGATAGGAATACTAGGGCTATCACTCAGCTCAGAGGAGCTATTAGAGGGCTTTTGGAGGCTCAAGCCAAGTCTGAGGAGAGATTGAGTAGGCTGGAGGTAGCCGTAGAGAGGAATGCCGAGGCGATAACTAAGCTGAGTAAGGCTGTGGATGAGCTCAGGGAGGCTCAAGCCAAGTCTGAGGAGAGATTGAGTAGGCTGGAGGTAGCCGTAGATAGGCTGGTCACTGCTGTAGCCGAGCTGAGGGTTGAAGTGGGCAGGCTATCCGATACAGTGGGCTACGGGCTTGAGGACATAGCCAGGATACTTGTGCCCCCCTGGCTCGAGAGGCTCCAGGGGGTTGAGCTCGTGAGCGAGCTCAGGAGGGAGTTCCTGAGGCTGGATGGGGAGGAGGTCGAGGTTAACCTATACTCTGAGGGGAAGAAGGAGGGCAGAGATGTACGCGTCTTAGGTGAGGTGAAGTCCAGGATCTACGGTGGAGACGTTAGAAGGCTTTACAATAACGCTGTGAGCCCCTTGAGGAGGGCTGGCTTCGAGGTAATCGCGTTCATGGTCGGTTACGTCGTCCATCCCTCGGCGAGGGAGGAAGCCGAGAAGTTAGGCATCTCAGTCATAGCTGCCTACGAGTTCAGGGTGCTTTAACGAGTCCATTCCTGAGGGAGGATGGAGCTCAAATCTCTAATGAAATCCCCATCCCGTTGGGCTTGACGGTTGCTCATGATGGGTATAAGTCCCTTTGAGCGAGGAGTCCCCAGATGCTAAGGACATCGGCGGTCGAAAATGGGTGCCTGGGGAGAGAGTGAGGTCACTACAGTAGCACTCTCAACTCCCTCTTCGGGATTCCAGTCTTGAGAGGAGTATCTGTACCGTGACTGTAAGTCTGCTCTTTCAACTCCCTCTTCGGGATTCCAGAGCTCCATCAAGTGAGCGACTATGAAGCCGGTAAGCGTACTTTCAACTCCCTTTTCGGGATTCCGAGAGATGCTAACCTCTATGTCGTTGTAATATCTGGATTCACTTTCAACTCCCTCTTCGGGATTCTGAGGACCATGAGGTCGAGGACTACATTATTGGCAATCTCTTTCAACTCCCTTTTCGGGATTCAGAGCGTGGAGAGTGTGGGAAGTGGATTGTTTTTGCCCGTGACTTTCAACTCCCTTTTCGGGATTCTTCACGAAGAATACATTAACGGAAAGAGAAGGCGAAAACTTTCAACTCCCTTTTCGGGATTCGGTGTTAAACGCACCCAGCGCCACTCTCTCCAGACTCTCCTTTCAACTCCCTTTTCGGGATTCAATCCATGAAGAGTAGGACTGCATCAAAATTACGGTTTATCTTTCAACTCCCTTTTCGGGATTCTAACACAAGTCATGGCGTAATAGTTGCCGTAGGCAACACTTTCAACTCCCTTTTCGGGATTCAGGAGAGACACAGAGCAAAGCGAGGGAGCGTCATAGCACGTACTTTCAACTCCCTTTTCGGGATTCCGAGGTATCACGAGTTCCCGCTTTATACCACCGTATCAACTTTCAACTCCCTTTTCGGGATTCAGTTCTACACACAGTTCAAGCCGCACCTTGAGGCAGGTCTAGCTACTTTCAACTCCCTTTTCGGGATTCTTTCTGTGCTTGAAGTTCAGCTGAAACCGTTGATGTCTTTCAACTCCCTTTTCGGGATTCAGATGTACATCACGTGTACAGCTACGAGCCCGGCAAACGAACTTTCAACTCCCTTTTCGGGATTCAGGTTGAAGTTAGTGCTTACGTTGACACAAACACTGTTTGCGCTTTCAACTCCCTTTTCGGGATTCAAAGATTACAAATACGTCACAGCAAAGCACGATTTCATACTCCACTTTCAACTCCCTTTTCGGGATTCGATTCTTCCTCTCTCCTCCGTCAGCACTCTTTTAACGTAATGTTCCTTTCAACTCCCTTTTCGGGATTCAATACCGGTGAGGGAGCCGCTTACTTCTCTTTGACAAGACTTTCAACTCCCTTTTCGGGATTCCATAATTGTAATTATTGTCATAGCTCCACCTCCCTACTCTGCTCTTTCAACTCCCTTTTCGGGATTCCAACTCATATCCCAGCGAACAGGGTGGAGGTAAAGCTATTTCCTTTCAACTCCCTTTTCGGGATTCCGTACCACCTGATATTCTATACCTCTTTCTGTCTCATCTTTCAACTCCCTTTTCGGGATTCTGCAGCAGTCATACCTAGGGTACTCGTTAGGCTTGAGAACTTTCAACTCCCTTTTCGGGATTCGGAGAAAAATGAGCAGCAGCCTGCAATGTGACGAAAACACGCCTTTCAACTCCCTTTTCGGGATTCGAGGATCACCGCAGGTGCGGAGAGGAGAGGGACAAGCTTCCTTTCAACTCCCTTTTCGGGATTCCGAGTGGGCGGCTTACATGGACGCCCATTATGAAAACTCTTTCAACTCCCTTTTCGGGATTCAGGAGATAGAAATGTATGGTTAGAAGGGAATGTTTCAATCTTTCAACTCCCTTTTCGGGATTCTACTTCCGTTCACCTTATTCGTGAACTTCAAGCTGAAGCTTTCAACTCCCTTTTCGGGATTCAGAAGCTTTCCAGTAGCAAGATTCTGTATCAACACGTCACGTAACGCTTTCAACTCCCTTTTCGGGATTCACATCCAACGCCTCCGGCCAATCCCTCAACGTTGCGAAAACTTTCAACTCCCTTTTCGGGATTCTGACTATGAAGCTTATCATGTCCGAGATTCCCGGTAACTTTCAACTCCCTTTTCGGGATTCCTCCATCCTCACCCACCTCCTCTTTAGTACAGGATAAGCTTTCAACTCCCTTTTCGGGATTCCCCCTATACCCCCCGTTGAGGGGGGCAGTGCTGGGGTCCTTTCAACTCCCTTTTCGGGATTCCGTGAAATGGCTTGGCCATGGTAATGCGGATATTCTAACACTTTCAACTCCCTTTTCGGGATTCACGGGAGCGTGGGTAGATGTAAGTGTCGCCGCTAACGTACCTGCCTTTCAACTCCCTTTTCGGGATTCGGAGGTGATGGTATGAGCTACGCCGCTCTCTCCGAATTGCTTTCAACTCCCTTTTCGGGATTCAGAAAGTGGGAGACGGAGCAGATCGAGAGCTCCTCACTCATACTTTCAACTCCCTTTTCGGGATTCGGGATTTGAGGAGCTAGTAGAAAGAATAGCGGCAATAATACTTTCAACTCCCTTTTCGGGATTCCTCCAATCGTCTCAATGCTGAACATACAACCCCAGGTCACCTTTCAACTCCCTTTTCGGGATTCTTGACGTATTCGGCGACGCACTCAACGACGTGGATTATTCTTTCAACTCCCTTTTCGGGATTCTGAAGGACACCTTTGTTCCGTAAGGCACCGTTATTGAGAACTTTCAACTCCCTTTTCGGGATTCTTTTTGTATAGTAAAAAAACCCCATCCCCGGAGTCCTTTCAACTCCCTTTTCGGGATTCATAGTTAACAACTTGGCAGCTATTGTGAGCGAAGATGACGTCTTTCAACTCCCTTTTCGGGATTCCTCAGGATAGGCAATGAGACGGGAACACTAGTTATCTTCCTTTCAACTCCCTTTTCGGGATTCTTGGAAGCCTCACAATCTCACGATCGTGAACCCCTTAAGCACTTTCAACTCCCTTTTCGGGATTCCGGCCGTCACGCCGGCCGTGGCGACGGCCGTGGCGACTTTCAACTCCCTTTTCGGGATTCCTAGTCTAATTTTGGGGGTGATGTGATGGCGGACGAAATAAGAACTTTCAACTCCCTTTTCGGGATTCCCTTTTGTACAGAAGATACGCAGTGGAGGAGATGTTATGACTTTCAACTCCCTTTTCGGGATTCTTGGAGCAGAATTGTTTGGATTTACGGCCGCCAGCTTGGCGGCCGTAACTTTCAACTCCCTTTTCGGGATTCCGAAATCCTCGTACTTACCTCTCTTTTTCTCTAATGAGCTCTTTCAACTCCCTTTTCGGGATTCCGATATGACGGAACCCCAGGAGAACCAGGAGAAGAGTGTTCTTTCAACTCCCTTTTCGGGATTCTGGAGCTAGCTGGCATCGAGCTGAGGAGGAGGTGGTAAAACTTTCAACTCCCTTTTCGGGATTCCCCTCTCCTCTCAGGCCCGCTCGAGCTCGGGGTCACGGCAGCTTTCAACTCCCTTTTCGGGATTCCTTTCATAAGGGAATCGCCGGTCATTCATATGTATAATCACACTTTCAACTCCCTTTTCGGGATTCAGAGCTGTAAAACCTGATAAGGACATCCAGGATTTCTTCCTTTCAACTCCCTTTTCGGGATTCTCTTCACAGAGCCTTCTCACGGCCGTATTCTCGAATGCTTTCAACTCCCTTTTCGGGATTCTGGAGAGAAGGGCCTTCACACTCCCCTTCCTGAACTCGTGGCTTTCAACTCCCTTTTCGGGATTCCGATGCCATGATCCCCCGCTTCACTATAAATAGTTTACGGGAAGGGTAATATTTTTGACACCCCTTCGCTGCTACGCGATCTGCGCCCCACTATATAAATAGCAGCGAATCGTTAATCTGATGACTTAAGTTACATACCAGCGTTCGTCGGCGTACCTCAGTCCGAAGCTACGCTAACCTCTGAGCCACTGCCCAGGGCTGGACCCTAAGTTTATTTATTAGCTCCTCTCGGGGAGTAAGGAGAATGGTATCGGATAGCCCGAGGATCGTGGGGGAGGCTGAGCTTCCTCTCCACGAGGGAAAAGCTCCTAGATGGCTCTACTCAAGGATGAAGGCCCTAGGAAGGGAGATAGTGGTAGCGATCGTGAGGGAGTTTGGGAGGAGGGAGTTCCTCCTGAGGGTGAGCGATCCCTTCTGGTTCCAATCGCTGGGCTGCGTTCTAGGTTACGACTGGCATTCCTCAGGGGTTACGACCGTCCTCACGGCCGTGATAAGGGATGTGTTAGATGAGGAGGGATTGGGAATAGTGGCCTGCGGGGGTAAGGGTAAGAGGTCGCTCGAAACTCCGAGTGAAATCATCAGGAAAGCTGATCTCCTATCTCTGAGCGATTCAAAAGCTAGAGAGCTGGTCAGGATCAGCAGGTTAACTGCTAAAGTTGATAACGCTGCCCTTCAAGACGGTCATTCCATCTACCACCACGCCTTGATCTTCAGCGAGGACGGCGATTGGGCCGTGGTTCAACAGGGGATGAACCCGGATAGGAGGACAGCCAGGAGGTATCACTGGGTCTCGTACGGGCTAAAGGGCTTCCTGAAGGACCCCCACTCCGGGATAATGGCCCATTCACGTGAGGAGGTGCTGAACTTAGCCGCTGAGGAGTCTGAGGAGAACAGGAGAGCGTCGCTAGACCTGATAGCTGAGGGAAGCTCCAGGCTGAGGAGCCTAGTCTCCGAGGTGAGCTCGGGTCCCCTGAGCCCCTACCTGGAGGGGGTCAGGTACCTGAGGATGCCCAGGCGGATAGACTGGCGCGCCGTAGAGGAGGCTAACCAGCTCGGCCTGAGCAACTACGAGGACCTGCTCCTGGTGAGGGGGATGGGGCCTTCCCTCCTGAGGGCCCTCTCCCTGGTGGCTGAGGTCGTTTACGGGGCTCCGGCCAGCAGGAGGGATCCGGCTAGGTACAGCTTCGCCTTCGGTGGAAAGGACGGGGTCCCCTTCCCGGTCAGGAGGAGGCTCATGGATAGGGCGATCGAGGTCCTACGCTCAGGCATAGTTCAATCGAACCTAACTGATCACGAGAAGGGATCCGCCCTCAGGAGGTTGTCTGAGCTCACCTCGGTAGCGGAAAGGGTTAAATCCTGATATGGTTGAGTCGCTCGATGGGTAAGCTCACCGCGATCCTCCTCTCGCTGCTGCTGACCGCTTCCATCTACGCCCTCTCAAGCCTCTACTTCGGGAAGATGGGGGAGATATGGGCGAAGGAGAGGAGGATAGAGGTCCTGAGGAGTGAGATCCTCTACCTAAGGAACAAGGCCGATCAGTACAGGGAGACAGTAGCGCCTCTCGTCCTCAGGCTCTTCAGCTACCAGAAGGAGGGGGAAGAGGTGAGGTTGCTCTACTCGGGGACCGAGATCTGGAGGGGTAGGTTCGCTGAGCTCAACCTGACTTACGGGGTCGAGAACCTCGGGACCGTGAGGATAGGGAGGGAAGACGGCAGGGTGGTCGCTAGCATAATCGGGATGCCCTACAGCTACACCCTCAAGACCTTCTACTACGAGGAGTTAGCTGAAGTGGTTCAGTACGCCTTGAATAACGCTGGAAGACTCGATGAATCCGCTTCAAGGGATGAGGAGGAGTTAGCGAGGTTAGAAGCCGAGCTGAAGTCCTTCGCTTGGGATCCACTGGTGGTTCCGTTCCTAGCTACCCCGATCATCTCGGCCCTCGCGCAGTACGCCCTGCTGAAGAGGGAGGACCCCGAGTTGAGCAGGAGGTACGCTGGCCTGCTGAGGAACCCCTACGTCCTGCTGCCCTCACTGGCCGTCTATGCGGCCTTTTTCCTCATCGTGGTAGCATTCCATTGGGGCATGATAGTACCGCTCCACGTGATAGCGGTCCTATATGGGCTCACCTCAGTACCATCTCTCATCTCACCGCTCCTATTTGCCTACGAAATGATGGAGTGAGGGACTAACCCCTCACCTCGAACCTCTCGCATAGCCCGTTGACGCAGAGCTCATAGCTCCCCTCAGCCAGGGGTCCTATCCTGAGCTTGGCCTCTATCACCCCCATACACTGAACGCAGATCTCGCCGATGTCCACCATCCTCAGGTTGACGCGTATCTTGCTCCCGGAGATCTCGTAGCTCGAGAGGACGAACCTCCCACATGGGTTAGCGTGGCCCAGGCTGTAATTAGCGTAAGCGAAGCTCCCCTTTACCCTCACCCTCAGGGAGGGGTCCTCCTGGTAGCCGCACCTACCTGAGGAGGATAGGAGCTCCACTAAAGGCCCGCTCGGCGTCACAACCCTCTTCATGATCTTAACCCCCTTGAGGAACTCGATCACATCGTCCACCATTCCCTTGGCGAAGCTCTCAACCCCTCTCCTGGTGGCGTACCTATCGACGCCCGCTATGACTATCGCTAAGCCCCCCGTTGCCCAGGGCCTCATGACGACGACCCAGTCCCTCATGCTGGCGTTCCCCAGAACGGGGGACACGAACCTGCCCACTCCGGGGGCCCTGTTGCCTCCCAGGAACAGGACGACCTTGTACTCCCTGGCCCTGGCTAGGGCCCCGGCGTCCCCCCCTAGGTAATCGACCCTCACCCCCCTGCTCCCGAACGCTTCCCTGAGCACTTGGAAGGAGAGCTCATTGTCTATGCTGTTGGAGACGACGGCCACTGCAGCTATCTGGGGCTCCCTCATCCTGGAGAAGGTGAAGCCGCACCTGTAAACGCTCACCTGCATTGGCTCCCCTCTCTCCAGCTTGTACCACTCGGCTAGGGGAACCGGAGGCACCCAGTTGTTCGGGCTCCTCGAGACGTTGATCACGAGCGCTGGGTTTAGGTAGGGGGAGAGGAGGGATTCCGCGTAGATCAGAGGAGCTTCGCTCAGGTTAACGTCAGTCTCGACCATCAGGAGCGTATAAGATCTTCCTGTGAAGACGTAAGCTCTCAGCTCCCCTCCCTCCTCGTAGGCCCCCATGGTTAGGGACACGCAGGGGAAGCTCAAGTCGCTGTAGGGGGAGAAGCTGTGCTCTCCAACCCTTATCGAGGCTGATATGCCACTCTCCTTCAAGAAATCCATCAGTTCCCTTAGATCGCTGCCCTGCCTGTAGATGGCCCCTACGTAACCTGCCGTGGGGGGGCAGGCCTGGGCCGAGGCCAGGGGGAGAGATATCAGGAGCATGAGGATCAGGAGGGCTCGCAAGGTCACACCACTCAGCGCCGCGATAGCTGAAGATAAAGTGATACTGAAAGGTTCGATGGGCTCCGAAGCTATCTGCAGTAGCTCAGCTCGAAGTTTCTGGTGGATTCTACGATGCTCCTCCACCTCCTCGTCCTCTTGAACCCGTACTCACATATCTCATCGACGTAACCCCTCTTACCGTCGAGCTTAGCTCTGGCGACGGCCCTTATCAGGTCAAGCACCACGTTGCCCGCGTTCATACCGTCGTTAGCCCTCATAGCCACCTCTATTGAGATCTCGCTCCCCATGAATCCCGAGCCCACGAAGTAAAGGTGTATCACCCTGTCGTTCCCCAGGAAGTCGACGTAGTCGCTCGTGCCGGCTATTATCTCCCAACCCTCCCCGAACTCGGCAGCTATAGCTGAGGACTTGACTGTCCTCTTGTATATCCTCAAGTCCTCGTACATCGTGTTCACCGTCTCCAACCCTCCCCCTACATCTAGCTGGTAGCTCTTCATGGGCTTAACCCCCCTCAACTTCAGGAAGGAGGCCAGTCCCTTGTGAAACGCCGTTCCCCCTACCTGGCTCATGAGATCGTCCCCGGCCACCACTAACCCGCTCTCGAAGAACCCCCTCTCCACCTCATCATCCGTGGCCACGGCGGATGGGGTCAGGTTCACGAAGGAGGCCCCAGCTTCCTTAGAGGCCATAGCGTAAGCTTTTGAAGTCTCATCGAGGCCGCTGGATATGGAGTTAACTACCACATCAGCTCCACTGCTCTCTAGGGCCTCTAAGAAGTCTTGATAGCTACCGCAAACTACTTTTAGGGAGGAAGCCATGTGAGGATTCAGCTCGTCCTTCAGGAAGCCCCTCCTGACCTCGACCCCCATCCTCGGGACATCCACCCTCCTCGCGAGGGAGTTAGGTTCCGAGAATATCGCCTCCGAGAGGTCCTTCCCCACCTTCCTCTCATCTACATCGAACGCGGCCACCACCTCTATGTCCTCCAAGGTGAAGCCCCCCACTGAGGGGTGCCAGAGCCCCTCAGCCATCGGGTAGCTCCTGTAGTAGTGCATCCCCTGTACCACGGCCGATGTCACGTTACCCACTCCTACGAAGGCCACCCTCACCTTGGGCATGTCGCATCGCCTCAGTGAGCACCTGAAGATAAAAATGATTCACCCAACCTCAGTAGAAACCTATAGCCCTGACACCGTTCCTCCTGATGTAATTTTCCACTGTCCTTATCATTAGTAAGGCTATGAACGCGAATAGGAGGGTTTCCAGAGCCGATATGAGTGCTGCTGATTGGATCAGTGAGCTCTCCTCGGAACCCGCGCTCACCTTGAGCAGGTAAGCGGGGGCCACGTAGGGCACACTGAGGTAAGCTACTCTGAGGGCCTCGGGCAGTACCCTGAGCGGGACGATCATTATCCCGACGGTGGCGAAGTTCAGTATCTCTAGGAACTGCTCTGAGACGCTCGCTCTCATAGCCAAAGCCGATACTGTAATCCCGTAGAATAGGCTCTGCAGTGAGACGGCTGCTAAACCCATTGAGGCTAGCTCGGGGCTCGATAGGGAGAAGAGGGGCACTGAGAAGAGCCCCCCTATGAGGGCCCCCATTAGAGCGATCGTCACCGCTGAGACGATCGATGCCGCGATGAGCCTACCGCCTATCACGATGAACGGCGATACCCCACGCATCAGGTGCTCCTCGACCATGCCCAGGGAGATGAAGAAGTTCGTCCATCCCCCTATTAGTGAGGAGAAGTTCGACACGATGCTCCAGCAGGCTATGGTCCAGTATGCCGACATCAACGCTCGGCCCAGCTCCTCCCTTGGGACGAAGAGCAGCACTCCCATCACGAGTAGCAGGACCCACATCGCGTTGGATATCACCATGTTGAGGAGGCTGTACCTGTACCTCCAGAGCCTGAGGAAGTGGAGCCAGATCACGGCCCTTATCATATGGATCCGCTCCCCAAGGCCTTCCTCTCAGCTCCCCCCATCGCCGCATATGACAGGGCGTTGTAAAAGGCTGCCATGCCCAAAAGCACGCC
This is a stretch of genomic DNA from Candidatus Korarchaeum sp.. It encodes these proteins:
- a CDS encoding DUF763 domain-containing protein yields the protein MVSDSPRIVGEAELPLHEGKAPRWLYSRMKALGREIVVAIVREFGRREFLLRVSDPFWFQSLGCVLGYDWHSSGVTTVLTAVIRDVLDEEGLGIVACGGKGKRSLETPSEIIRKADLLSLSDSKARELVRISRLTAKVDNAALQDGHSIYHHALIFSEDGDWAVVQQGMNPDRRTARRYHWVSYGLKGFLKDPHSGIMAHSREEVLNLAAEESEENRRASLDLIAEGSSRLRSLVSEVSSGPLSPYLEGVRYLRMPRRIDWRAVEEANQLGLSNYEDLLLVRGMGPSLLRALSLVAEVVYGAPASRRDPARYSFAFGGKDGVPFPVRRRLMDRAIEVLRSGIVQSNLTDHEKGSALRRLSELTSVAERVKS
- a CDS encoding inositol-3-phosphate synthase; amino-acid sequence: MPKVRVAFVGVGNVTSAVVQGMHYYRSYPMAEGLWHPSVGGFTLEDIEVVAAFDVDERKVGKDLSEAIFSEPNSLARRVDVPRMGVEVRRGFLKDELNPHMASSLKVVCGSYQDFLEALESSGADVVVNSISSGLDETSKAYAMASKEAGASFVNLTPSAVATDDEVERGFFESGLVVAGDDLMSQVGGTAFHKGLASFLKLRGVKPMKSYQLDVGGGLETVNTMYEDLRIYKRTVKSSAIAAEFGEGWEIIAGTSDYVDFLGNDRVIHLYFVGSGFMGSEISIEVAMRANDGMNAGNVVLDLIRAVARAKLDGKRGYVDEICEYGFKRTRRWRSIVESTRNFELSYCR